AAGACCGAGCACGGTGAAGATGAATATAAATGAAACTGGGGCCCAAGTCCATGGAAATTGTCCTCATGTGATGTGAGATAATACATAGCAGGTCCATAAGCTCCAGTTAATAATTCCCTGAGCAGACAATAATGAGACTATAGGTAAAAGCTACAAATCCTGGCAACATGAGAAGGAGACTTGAATAGCAGATAGGGGCAACTCAGTTGAAGTACGGGTAATATTGGAGCATGTGAGCTGACTAGTAGAAATGGCGTGATCGCAGTGACAATGTCGGTGTTGTCTGAGGATAGGGGAATATATCTTTTAGCTGGAGAATAGAGATGCCATGAAGAGTGTGCTGAAAATAAATCTCAAGTACTGCATTTTCTACATTAATTTCCGACATCTGATCGTGACTGATATCTTATCATGCTTCCTCTAAGAAGAAGTCAAAAGAGACATCAGAGTTACAGCCAAAAACTGTTCATGGTGACCATTACCAttttcattagaaaaaaagatattctTTAAGTTCTCAAGATCAACATTGTTGAACTAGTTCTCATTGATGCAAGTTAAGAAATCAAGGTATGCAATTTTTAGCAAGCATGATAGGAGAGGAAATAAAAATCTTACAAATGAACCCATACCTGACAGAGTACACCATCAATTGTTTTTTGCCTTGAAATCCCTTCAAGTGCCCATGAACCTTTACATACATAccatttctaattatatagtaCATGAAAAAACAAGTTAGAAAAAGTAGGGTAGAATGTGACCCATAGCAAAAAGTCATATCTATTCAGAAAGAGCATACGTCAGTAGCTCCATTTCCTTGCTATCAACAGCTTCATTAACCCTAAAATGTACATAGAGGCACAAACAAGTCATATTGAAACCTCAAACAAAATACCAAACTTCCATCAAGCTCGAAAAATTGCAACCATTCTAATTTagaatggaaaatgaagaaaaaactaGAACATACCATCTATGGCAGTCAATGCGACCAGTTCCATCATCAAGCACGAATGAAACATCAGTGACCCTTTCAGTTTTCTCATATAACATCCCCACCAATTTCAcctaaacataaaaaatttccaGAACAGCGGCGATCAATTATAGTCAAGAGTAAATAAACATCGATCATAATCTCTCTtccaaccaaaaaaataaaataaaataactaactaaaTACCCACATTGTTCACATCAACGccatcaattaaaaaattcccTTTGTCATCACTGGCCTGAAAAGCTTCACTTATTTGCTTCACGGTTAATGGAAGCAAAGCCTGTGCCTCGCGATTCTGCATAAAATCCGAGAACGAAGTGcaaatatattaacaaatagATTACAAAACCCATTACTTAACAGTTTAGGGTTTTAAAGAAGCAAGGAACCAAACAAATTCGTTATATAGTTCTGAACAACGGAAAGACGAAGAAGAAATTAGGACGTCTCATATGCGCACCTTGACCGGAGAAAAGGCGGGATCGGCGGTTTGGGTAGCCTGAGAAGGCATGAAACCGCCGCCGGAAAAGGCGGCGTTGCCGTCGAACTGACTGCTCCCGTACATTTCACCGTAGACGTGTGTCTAGTCCGTGTAAAAGCAGAGCGACTACAGACTTAGATATCCAGTGGAGAACGAAGACGACTGGGCAAATGGATTATCGGGTTCCCGCCATTTTGATTCCCACCACCTCAATTTGTGCCCTGTTtcttttgggataattacactgttcACCCCTAAATTTGGCataaatgatgaattttgattaataaataaatttatttgttacataaaagtaaatattaaaaatattaataatttttaaaattacataaaaatttatatataattatatcatattttaaaggAGAAGAAGTGTAATAATCCTTccttttttggtcttttaatATCTAATTGAAGTCGCGTTTGATTTTACTGATTTAAACTTTGAATCATATGTAAGCTTACTCgacaataaaattagaaaaataaaaatatgctaTCCCATGTGTGAAGAAAACATTATTCTGGTCATTGATTGGGTTGCccaattttgtgaaaatataaagaatcCAACTCTTGAGACAATAACAGTAAAAGGGGCTTCGTAAGACGAATTATCAATTGTGTTTTACGTCTcttcatttattcttttggGAATTACGTCTTCTGGCGTGTATTTGGTGGACCAATATTATTCATACTCTAATTTGAATCTTTTCCCAAAAGTTGATATTGTTTTTGGTCCAACACTCAACGGGCCTTGTTTGCTTCAAACATTTTGATAAAGAAAGTAAATTACTCCGATTAACAAAGAACAAgaccaaaatttgaatataattaagaatgacAATAAAGCGAGTTGAATAGAATTAGGATTTTACGCTCAACTACCCCGTTTTGTTAGGGCGTATAAGTACAAGATCGTTGGTGACAAACACCAGCATTTTGGAAGAAATGAAGGCAACTAGAGCTAAAAAATTCAGACCCATTGTCGGTCTTAATGGTCTTAATTTTGCAGCTAAATTGGGTAAGGACTTGTGCAAAGAAAATAGTCAAAGTGTGCAGTGTTTGAGACTTATGATTTAACAAGTAAGTCCAAGTAGCTCAAGAGAAATCATCTACAATCGTCAACATATAATGAGCTCCTGATAATGTGGCTTGTTTATAAGGTCCCCAGATGTCGACATGTATGATTCAAAGCAAGAAAGAGTGCAAGAATTACTGAAACTAAATGGAAGGCGAGTTTGTTTAGCCAAGGGACATATGCTACAAAAGAAAGAGTGCAAGAATTACTGAAACTAAATGGAAGGCGAGTTTGTTTAGCCAAGGGACATATGCTACAAATATGATCTTTATATGGCTTAAGAATATGTGAGGATTTTGTGTGCTTTATTACATCAGGAGAGGAATGTCCTAGACTTTGGTGCCATAGAGAAAAATCATCTACAGAAGAAGAAAGTAAGGCATGTGAATTAGAGCAGACAGATTCAGCAGCAAAGGATTTGCTGCCCAAGTAATAAAGTTGTCTATCCTGCTTCCCTGAAGCCAGAATGCGATTAGTTCTCAGGTCCTGTAGCACACAAAATGAACCATG
The nucleotide sequence above comes from Sesamum indicum cultivar Zhongzhi No. 13 linkage group LG11, S_indicum_v1.0, whole genome shotgun sequence. Encoded proteins:
- the LOC105173999 gene encoding replication protein A 32 kDa subunit B isoform X2, producing the protein MYGSSQFDGNAAFSGGGFMPSQATQTADPAFSPVKNREAQALLPLTVKQISEAFQASDDKGNFLIDGVDVNNVKLVGMLYEKTERVTDVSFVLDDGTGRIDCHRWVNEAVDSKEMELLTNGMYVKVHGHLKGFQGKKQLMVYSVRSVTDYNEIANHFADCMYVHCHNTRLRLQDASQVPGHMPNSAVNTPSKGYQPTPSNHHSVQYNMDGVKGIDKIVLNYLQQPSCIAREKGVHRNELAQQLNIPDRKISEAIESLESEGLIYSTIDEFHYKSTANG
- the LOC105173999 gene encoding replication protein A 32 kDa subunit B isoform X3, which produces MYGSSQFDGNAAFSGGGFMPSQATQTADPAFSPVKNREAQALLPLTVKQISEAFQASDDKGNFLIDGVDVNNVKLVGMLYEKTERVTDVSFVLDDGTGRIDCHRWVNEAVDSKEMELLTNGMYVKVHGHLKGFQGKKQLMVYSVRSVTDYNEIANHFADCMYVHCHNTRLRDASQVPGHMPNSAVNTPSKGYQPTPSNHHSVQYNMDGVKGIDKIVLNYLQQPSCIAREKGVHRNELAQQLNIPDRKISEAIESLESEGLIYSTIDEFHYKSTANG
- the LOC105173999 gene encoding replication protein A 32 kDa subunit B isoform X1; the protein is MYGSSQFDGNAAFSGGGFMPSQATQTADPAFSPVKNREAQALLPLTVKQISEAFQASDDKGNFLIDGVDVNNVKLVGMLYEKTERVTDVSFVLDDGTGRIDCHRWVNEAVDSKEMELLTNGMYVKVHGHLKGFQGKKQLMVYSVRSVTDYNEIANHFADCMYVHCHNTRLRKLQDASQVPGHMPNSAVNTPSKGYQPTPSNHHSVQYNMDGVKGIDKIVLNYLQQPSCIAREKGVHRNELAQQLNIPDRKISEAIESLESEGLIYSTIDEFHYKSTANG